The nucleotide window GAACATAAACACAGGCCTGTTTCAGAGTGTGTGTTTACAATTGAGTGCCCAGATTGCTCTGAAATCACTAGTCTAAAATGGATTGTTGTTTCCCGTTAAGAAGTTTAGTTCAATTCAGTTAGGCTAGACAAAGCAGATTTTACATAATTGGTCTTAAACGACAGGGAGTCTTGCTGACCACAGCAGTTTTAATACCGTTTTACAGATTAATGGGTAAAGCGGGGCAGATTCCATATCGCCAGGCTGCCAGACACTGACCAACAGGTGAACGGGTGTAAAGAGATCACAAGTAACATAATTGACTCTGATCAAACAGTACGGATGCCTTCCATTTGTGCTTCTCCATTCAGCGCAGTCGGTCCCTGTGTCTCTCTGGCATGGATTTCATTACAGCGAGATATAAACACATCAGGCTGGGCTGCATTCTACAGAGATAATTGGAAACTAGCCATTTGAGGTCCAGTAACAAACCACCAAATCCCGTCTGTGTAAACAGTTGGTCTCGCACAGACCTTCATGGGGTTTCGTTTTGTTTAGTTGATTTAATGATTTGTTTCACTGAGTGATGGAAAGAGACATAACTAAAGATTTTCACTTTTGCAAAACAACATCAgctttttattttctaaaatagtagTTGGTCCACTCAATATTCTGAAGTAATTGTGCCTGCTTATTATCCTATGTGTTTTTGTTATAGAAACGACAGTGGTGTGTCTAGTGTTGCTGGGGATGAAGAAGCATCTTTTCCATCACTAAGTGAGTGAATACGTGGGCCAAATCTGATGGATGGGTTGTTGTTGTCTgcttttccttaaaggaatattccaggattgttgatcaccacaaaacaaaaatcactcaactcgtcccttcttttctttaaaaaaggaaaaaatcgaggtaacagtaatatacttacaatggaagtgaatggggtcaatttttggagggtttaaaggtagaaatgtgaagctttatagaagcacttacattaattcttctgttaaaacttgtgtattatttgagctgtaaagttgtttaaattgtaatttttgtgagATTACAGAGTTTATGCTGTTACGTCATCATACCAacaaagtttgcattcccttgcaatagtttgtgttcccatAATTGCGTTCCTtctcaatagtttgcgttcccataattgggttccctcgcaatagtttgcattcccataATTGCGTTCCTTCTCAATAGTTTGTTCCCATaattgcgttccctcgcaatagtttgtgttcccataattgggttcccttgcaatagtttgcgttcccataATTGCGTTCCTTCTCAATAGTTTGTTCCCATaattgcgttccctcgcaatagtttgcattcccataATTGCGTTCCTTCTCAATAGTTTGTTCCCATAATTGCGTTCCTtctcaatagtttgtgttcccataattgggttcccttgcaatagtttgcgttcccataATTGCGTTCCTtctcaatagtttgcattcccataATTGCGTTCCTtctcaatagtttgcattcccataATTGGGTTCCTtctcaatagtttgcgttcccataattgggttcccttgcaatagtttgcgttcccataATTGCGTTCCTTCTCAGTAGTTTGTTCCCATaattgcgttccctcgcaatagtttgcattcccataATTGCGTTCCTtctcaatagtttgcgttcccataattgggttccctcgcaatagtttgcgttccctaacaatagtttgcgttctcataattgcgttccctagcaatagtttgcgttctcataattgcgttccctagcaatagtttgcgttccctaacaatagtttgcattctcataattgcgttccctagcaatagtttgcattccctaacaatagtttgcattctcataattgcgttccctagcaatagtttgcgttccctaacaatagtttgcgttctcataattgcgttccctagcaatagtttgcattccctaacaatagtttgcgttctcataattgcgttccctagcaatagtttgcgtttcctactatgttatttgtagtaaaaccatggttactatatggatacactatactgtaataaaaccatggtttctgccaaaaaaacaaaacaaaaaagcatggaCCTGTCATAGTTACTACTGTAGaaagccatggttttactacagtaaccataattaccacaaaattctgatttttattaccatagttttctttTACCTGTATTATCACTATTTCACCATGTATATcatagttaaaatatggttactgtagtaaaaccatggtaagtttatttgcgagggcacacaaaactatgtAAGACAAAATCGCGCCCTGGCCTCTAAGGGATTCCCACGCAATATGATGGAACATCACTTTCCCAAACCATCCCTACTGAAGTCAATGGATTCAAAGCGTTCTCTGATGCACTTTTAGTATGTAGGAACATTTAGCATAAGTGTAGTGTGAAAGGTCATAGAGTGTCGTAAGGGACCATCTCAGACCGTTCAGTGGAAAATGAAGAAGTGTGACcttgtgttttcatttaatgtaagaCAGACATTTAACTTTagacagatgtggttagtaagtgattttatcacactaaaattcaCTATAAGAACACATGTCTTATAGTCTTGTGTctgtactttttaaacagtgagtattttaacgtttatggattggccccattgacttccattgtaagtgtctcactggaacacacatttttgcttttaaagaaaaggagagacgagtcgaaattattttttgtgataacattatgccacaaatgctgtcgttaaACCCGGATTATTActttaaaataatagtttaacCACTCAAAAGTGAATCTGTTTTTTAACATTGCCATccccatgtcgttccaaatatcattttcattattctatgaaacacaaaaggagatctaaGGCAGAATTTCTGAGCTTCTGTTTTCCATTGAGAATGAAAGGTAATTGgctccaaaaaatgacaaaaaagcaccattaaaatgaTCACAAAAGTAGCTCATTCAGCATGCGCTGAAGTCTTCCaaaaccatacaatagctttgtgtgaggaatcaTTTTTTAACTGAACAAGAGCAAAATATATACTAGAGCCATAGCATACGGAAAGatcagtgaataataacttaaatttgggtctgttcctcaagCACACAAACTTCAGACTCACTTtcactacttttataatacttatatTGTGCTTTCATGTCAATCATGTAAATCCCAATcgactttcattgtacagaaaagagcagctcatccattctgtcaaacatcttatatacagtatgtttcacggaagaaagcaAGCCACTTTGGATGACGTGACAAAATGTTGATTTTTGGGCGAACATGCTCAAATTTGGCACCATCCAAGATAGAGAACACAAACCTccttaaataaataagaaaaacaaacacTCTTATACAATGTATtgcaataaataacaataacttAAAtctcaataaatacattttcatatacactatatatatagaTAGCTTTCTGGATATTTAATATTTGGAGTCTGTTGTTGTGGATGCACTGGGGTCAGTCCACAGGGTCATGAGGCGGTCTTGCATTCATCGACAGTGTAAACGTAATAATCCACTGCGGGCGAGTCACGTGACCACGTCTGACAGCAGCCGAGTCTTCTTTAGCAGGTTCGAGTAGCTCCTTCGTTTCTCTGAATGACTCTTTATTAGCGTTATTGTTGCTATATATAGCAATAATGACCAATTTAAGCCATATGTTTAGGGGAAATCTTGTGGGTTTGGTAACAAAGTGAATACTGAACAGTCTAAACCGTTTCGGCTAGAGCAGGTTGCACGTGGAGCTCACGGACGTCAATGCAACACGAACATCCCCCAGTGCTTTCTGTCTTCAGAGCAGCGTTTCTCTGCACCGTAACGTGCGAGAGCCTTTCGTCCGTCTCACTCGCCACGTCAAACGCAGGCACACTTTTTCGCGGAATGTTTCTTTAGCGTGTGATACTCCAAACTGTCGTCCAAGAACGAAATGTCGTCGTCGAAAGCGATCGGCCGACAGCAAGTCCGAGAGGGCGTGTCTTTGTCAAGCTTCTTGTTGTTGGTCAGGTTGTTCAGGATTTTGTCATAGTTCGTTTCAGCATCGTAACAGGGACCACTGCAGTAGCGGAATATCAGTTCCTCTTTGGTCCTGTAACCCAACCCCAGGTCCGTCACGTTGAGGTGGATCTCTTTAAGCAGGCAACCACGCCCTTGACCTTTGACCCTGTCATCTCGACTTTCCTTTCCCCCTCGGCCACCACCACGTGCACGacctctctttctgtctcctcGTCCCCGTTCGCCCCTCTCGCCGTTTGTTGCTCCTTTCTGTCGTCCTTTGTCCCTCTTCGCTTGAGAGCCAACATCCAACTCCGGCGACCGCCTCAATCGGCCAATAGTTGCTTCGATGAAGTCCATTACGTTCTCAAACTGCTCCGGGTAAAGGCCGTTTATGTCATCTTtaatagagagaaaaaatatATCAGCATACAAACAGATTTTTGCAATGCTACATATAACACATTTGATTAGTCACATAGGAATAGTGCAGATTCTACAATATTTCTTAATTTTGCATCATAAtatttctttataatttcttAAATCCTTAAATTTTCTGGTCAGTGACGTGAcgctcgtttttttttttctcccaatttggaatgcccaattcccaattcactctaagtcctcatggtcgcatagtgattcgcctcagtccgggtggcggaggacgaatcccagttgcctcagcgtctgagacagtcaacccgcgcatcttatcacgtggcttgctgagcgcgttgccacggagacatagtgcgtgtggaggcttcacaccatccaccacggcaaccacgctcaactcaccacacgccccactgagaatgaaccacattgtagcgaccattaggaggttaccccatgtgactctaccctccctagcaaccgggccaatttggttgcttaggagacctgactggagtcactcagcacgccctgggattcgaactagcgaactagtgaactccagaggtggtagccagcgtattttaccactaagctacccaagccccccggatttattatttcttaaaaaatacattaaagctgcaattcacacaaaatatgttgaacatgttttcagtttctttgttcaaagttatttattttattattattattttatttattttttctgaggcTTAAAGTCAAAAACGTCAAAAGAGGTATAACCAtatggtaaaataaatatatgaataaataaaagtttaattaaaaactgaaattcttgaataaaaatgttggcataagtagtttgaatcttttaatatttatataataataataataatatttaatgtataatgatatatatatatatatacacacacacacacagtatatatatatataaagaaaaatatgtttgaaaacttattttaaattaatgattaagttcaagctgcaaggaaagtattttaatatttgatgGTTATACCACTTGACATTTTCAAAGTCAATACATATTATTGTaggaaatgctataaatgttttttattgttgtttatgaAAACCAACttagacacaaagattacatttctaagaacttgatacatgtgttttaaactagattttttaaagatttctgaTTTTGACAATCACGGACAACCTTATGTCAATAACCCTTACATTTTTAATTCCAGATTTTCAAtgaggtctcagacttttggatatactgtatatacgccAATGTTTGTTTGTCGCTCTTGACAATTCCCAAATATCAGATGATGACTCCCAGGAAAACGGGGCATGTTGTTCATCCCATGACTGAGATGGAAAATCTTATAGATTATGGCACTGAGGTACAGCAGAAtacatctgctcaacagcaaatTCAAAACATGCACGCTGCCCTCCTCTTAAACAAAGGCAAGAAAGAGCACAAGTGCTTTGATCTGCATTTAATGCACCATGATTTGATTATAGACAGAACTCCTCGAAGTTCACTCTCTCTCGATTCATCCAAATAGACTGTATTACAGTTGCTGGTACTACACAAACTCTAAACATCATGTTATAAATGAGCACAATTGGTAATCTTGCTATGATGCTGGTACTAATCAGGTAATAAAATGGGGTCTTTAAGGTTGTCGACAGGCCATTTGACAGGTAACCCAAAGTTTTCTCTGACTGAGTTAAGTTTTGGGTGTGGTGGGAATTTACTTGAGATGTTTACAAAAACTTCAACCATTTTTTGTATTGCAGGCTTGCAGGCAAGGCTGTAAGCACCATAGATATTGGGGTGTTTCATTGGTTGCTGCTTCAACTATTGCATTTGGTCTCCCGTAATCCTTAATACTATGTATGTTACATCTTTGGTTGTGAACGTGATGAACGGATGTAATCTCAGGATGTAATCTCCCTTGCATTACTGTCATTGTGTAACCAATAGCCACTTTACAGCAGACGACGCGGACAGGTCACGCAGACTGTGCACATGACAAAATTAGGTCATAAACTCAAGgctaaagtatacttcgattgTCAGTATGCCACTACGTCTCAAAAGAACAAATGCACAAACAAGCACAttcaaatcaaacatttaaacataggttagggttaggtttagttagggttaggttagcaACCAAAGTTAGGTCCTCCAAAAGCATcagtctgacgcaggtgtacattgatgcatccttagaaaagcccttataatagaTCTGTCCCGGACAGACTGACGAGTTCAATTTTGCACtttaggccaatgattggcttctgttcaataatatggaaataaacaacatatttGTTTCTAAAGcccctttttgtattgtcttatcaatgctttactcttcTGCCACGAGTACCAGTGTAccagtaatgcattttaattatatgaatcattatatttataatattagggctgtcaatcgattaaaagttTTGGtcccattttatattaggtgtctttaactactatgtactaacattataaTACATATAATGCATTTGGGCATTTCCAGTGTTATAGATGTGACATTTTCACTGAACTTCATATTTTTAAAGTACTCATATCAAACAATTTTTTTGTATAATCATAGACTCGTAcagatagagtccagacatcagaaaagTTTTACTCTGGACACgttttttttccagtttagatCGGGAAATGCACTTGCATTACGGATGTGACCAAAAATGGACACGAGTTCTTGGGAGACCACACACACTTTGTTAAAACAATGTAGGAGGGTTggcactccaaagaacatgtaatatttattttctattcattgtCGTTTTTACATAAATGGGGTAAACCCGGCGTTATGGATGTGACATCTCTTTGTTACGGACATGACatttgtgaaagcagcacttacatcatgaggggaaaccatccaaaatgctttgaaatctgcagacttCGACATCTGAGATATAAATTgaaataagattgaaatcacCATTTTTTTcatggtatggttgacattttTGTGGAATTGCCCATTCATTGTGtacctacatgttgttctgcaaaatgtcTAAGTTTCAaatttgctgctactgaagttGAGATACGGGTAAGTTTAGGAGtaaggttagggtttagggttggggttaacagtgtaactgcagatgtaattaaatgcaggtactttaaatgtaagtacaatgcaacaaaaatatatatataataattaaataattacaataattaaatatatgatgattaaataattataaatagttatatataaataatcacaaataatatatattatttgtaattaaattatctgatttaatatatatatatatatatatatatatatatatatatatatatatatatatatatatatcttttttttaaatcagataattaaaatgcattaaattaattacagtggcagaggagttaagcatcGATACAAAAACTGGCTTTAgaattcaatatattgtttatttccatattattgaacatgagccaatcattggcctacagttcacagcaatccattttgcgattgaattcgtcaatcagtctgagatttattataagggcttttctaaggacgcgccAATGTTCAGCTGCATCAGACGGGCGCTTTTGGATCGTCttactttggttgcgtcgcgtcataaacataccatttttaggtcgttgtgtcaagttaagcgtagtttaaaacttagaaaaacacgtcttgagatccctaagttcgcatttgcgctccatcaagctttGTTTTGAACGCAAGTAAGCATCCTCGTGTTGtgttgtctgctgaagggttggtttgctctctgtataagctgcgcgttgcctatacagctggagtttcacttactgccccctggagaaaacaggtggtacttcaaacttgaattgcttaggaatcttccttattacagtccggggacatgattaattgcgttaattttaacacgttattttttatgtaattaatcgcACTGGATTGACGACAGATAAACGTACAGTCTACTCAATAGGTTGTACTGCTTTAATTCAGGTAACTATGACAATGCAGACAGTTAAACTGACTTTAACTAAGttagcaagattctcttcaattTGTTGCTCCGTCATGACagcagttgacctgaaagagaaaactgatcgTAAAAGGAGGCTAATGCTTCACACTAATGCtcactatagtgccccttgtggcaacgctgagcATGCAATGCATACATGTGTTGCGTTTTGAATTGCTTTTtgaaacatttcagaatgcaacaatGCAGAAATAAAGCTTGTGCATTTGCATAATTGTTTTGGCCCTTACTGTCTTGGGAAATGCTTGGATCTTTAGGTGTTGGGAGTTTTTCCTCcaaacacattttcaatgttCCTTTGGTTGAAAGATTAGCACCAAGGAACACAGCACAACATATTGAATGGATTGTACTTCTATATCTCACACCCTAGATTTCATGTTAAATTAAATATGACATCTAACCTGACTAAAGTCATCGTGCATGTATTGCATGTTCTTATGCGGAGCAGAACTCTTTGAAATTGCTTTACTGTTTTTCGAGTTGTCTCTAGACGACCATGCTTCCATTTATAACACTTTTTGGAGCGATACAGATGAGAAGAGACACTGATGCATGTAGAAACGGAATGCCCAAGATGCATAGCCACTAAGTGAATCaacatgtttgtttttgcagCTTACATTGTCTGTTGTTCACAAGTTTCAACAAGGCTTGAGGATTCCATTGTCTTTTGAAACAACTTTAGGCATATTTCACAAGCCAATAGGCCCGAGTGGTCACTTTAATGAAGACCATTTTGCATGCCGGTGACCAATGGAGCTGTTAAGCTTCACTACTTTAGAAAGTTCCCACGATGAAAGATGAAGCATCGGCCAAGAACATCCTTCAAATCAAACAGTTCTGTATTGTATCAAGACAGCGTGCCATTTGACTACAGTGTAACGATGAGACTGTGTCATCCACTGTTAAACAAGTAAAACAGCTGCTGAAATGTGCATAAACACAGTGAATGTATAGTTCTCTCGCTGTGTTTCCTACAATGTTCATGCATCGTGCATGCCTTTCCCATCACATCATCATCTGTTTGTGTTCACCGCAGCACCTTACAATTGTGCTTTCCCTATACATGTTTGAGAAAGCGTTCCGCTCTGATGGAAAACACAGCGTTAAAGATAAACTATCTGTGCAAAGAACTCAAGATCCTCCGTGTCATAATCCACGAGATTATGGGGGAACTTTTTTGG belongs to Myxocyprinus asiaticus isolate MX2 ecotype Aquarium Trade chromosome 43, UBuf_Myxa_2, whole genome shotgun sequence and includes:
- the gdnfa gene encoding glial cell line-derived neurotrophic factor, with product MKLWDILATCLLLMSAVSARPIFHKPQPSKRAVITEWHSKTPALDPIIGSQPENTHLNQASSEEQNDINGLYPEQFENVMDFIEATIGRLRRSPELDVGSQAKRDKGRQKGATNGERGERGRGDRKRGRARGGGRGGKESRDDRVKGQGRGCLLKEIHLNVTDLGLGYRTKEELIFRYCSGPCYDAETNYDKILNNLTNNKKLDKDTPSRTCCRPIAFDDDISFLDDSLEYHTLKKHSAKKCACV